The following proteins are co-located in the Pyricularia oryzae 70-15 chromosome 1, whole genome shotgun sequence genome:
- a CDS encoding alpha-N-arabinofuranosidase 2 — MLSLKAVLRFASVAVAVVLPTLAQAQAPEPSLSVRSPPVSYNNTLVKQRADPQILKHTNGRYYFIATVPEYDRVVMRQADSIQGLSTAEERLIWARSQSKAGVGYVWAPELHKIGDKWYIYFALGRTAPFDVRPFVLEGTGSDDPMAASWAEKGFITTDFDTFSLDATTFEVNGVRYLSWAQADPRFDNGGGTSLFLARMTNPWTIQRPSIVISRPDQPWERIGHNVNEGSWGMVRNGKVFVTYSAAATDANYCMGLLTADQNADLMNPASWSKSKDPVFVSNTATSQFGPGHSAFTVSDDNQSDVLVYHARQYKDIRGEPLDNPDRMTRVQKLYWRSDGTPDFGIPIPDGPHPVRLRSSADQTLYVGIANNAVQSVKDAPVQNTQFKIVEPGLGGSGTISFESTAQPGKYLSAANGSVSLATLSNTSDAGARSSASFRRVAGLSDATGVSFESAAQAGSYLVSGGNGAAVSVAPSTGAEATFYLE; from the exons ATGCTCTCACTCAAGGCCGTGTTGAGATTCGCCTCAGTGGCTGTCGCCGTCGTCCTCCCGACGTTGGCACAGGCCCAGGCGCCGGAACCCTCTCTCTCGGTCCGCTCCCCCCCTGTGAGCTACAACAACACGCTGGTGAAGCAGCGCGCCGATCCCCAGATCCTCAAGCACACCAATGGACGCTACTACTTTATCGCCACCGTTCCCGAGTATGACCGTGTGGTGATGCGCCAGGCCGACAGTATCCAAGGCCTCAGCACGGCCGAGGAGAGGTTAATCTGGGCTCGCTCACAGTCGAAAGCTGGAGTTGGTTACGTCTGGGCCCCTGAG CTCCACAAAATTGGCGACAAGTGGTACATCTACTTTGCTCTGGGTCGCACTGCTCCCTTCGACGTCCGTCCCTTTGTCCTCGAGGGCACGGGCTCCGACGACCCCATGGCTGCCAGCTGGGCCGAGAAGGGCTTCATCACCACCGACTTTGACACCTTCTCCCTCGATGCTACCACGTTCGAGGTCAATGGCGTCCGCTACCTCAGCTGGGCCCAAGCCGACCCTAGGTTCGACAATGGTGGCGGCACCTCTCTGTTCCTCGCGCGCATGACGAACCCCTGGACGATCCAGCGGCCCTCCATCGTCATCAGCCGCCCGGACCAGCCCTGGGAGCGCATCGGCCACAACGTCAACGAGGGTTCGTGGGGCATGGTCAGGAACGGCAAGGTCTTTGTGACGTACTCGGCTGCGGCAACCGACGCCAACTACTGCATGGGTCTGTTGACTGCCGACCAGAACGCCGATCTGATGAACCCGGCCAGCTGGAGCAAGTCCAAGGACCCGGTTTTCGTCAGCAACACTGCCACATCGCAGTTTGGCCCTGGCCACTCGGCCTTTACCGTCTCGGATGACAACCAAAGCGATGTGCTCGTCTACCATGCCAGGCAGTACAAGGACATTCGTGGCGAGC CCCTGGACAACCCTGACCGCATGACCCGCGTGCAGAAGCTCTACTGGCGCTCCGACGGTACCCCCGACTTTGGAATCCCGATCCCCGACGGACCCCACCCGGTTCGCCTCCGCTCTTCGGccgaccagaccctctacGTGGGCATCGCCAACAACGCAGTCCAGAGCGTCAAGGACGCGCCCGTCCAGAACACGCAGTTCAAGATTGTGGAGCCTGGCCTGGGTGGCTCCGGCACCATCAGCTTCGAGAGCACGGCGCAGCCTGGCAAGTACCTCTCGGCGGCCAACGGCTCGGTCAGTCTGGCGACTCTCAGCAACACCAGCGATGCCGGAGCGCGCAGCAGCGCCTCGTTCCGTCGCGTGGCTGGACTTTCGGACGCGACTGGGGTTTCGTTCGAGTCTGCCGCCCAGGCCGGGAGCTATCTTGTGTCGGGCGGTAACGGTGCTGCTGTCTCTGTCGCGCCGTCTACTGGCGCCGAGGCTACATTCTACTTGGAGtaa